A stretch of Fusarium poae strain DAOMC 252244 chromosome 2, whole genome shotgun sequence DNA encodes these proteins:
- a CDS encoding hypothetical protein (SECRETED:SignalP(1-15)~MEROPS:MER0001399): protein MKWLAGLAFASLATAVPLTGGRAPTPLNVELELQGNSKVKAVVTNNGSRNLKLLRLGTFLDDAPVERVQVYSASDFSATAVKKPVPFDGIYLSIDTSLLDDTAFQTIPAGGSYETSLDIAEFHDLSAGGKFSVLSSGVLSYAEENTTELVGSIPFWSNQLDAEVDGPQAFSVRTAYHSKRAQVQSDCNGDRFAVTQAALSQCVSQAAAAQQAAANGPADKMDEYFKRSDAATRATVADVFAKITAACGTIDSGEMRYYCSDVYGACKNGILAYTVPNGNYMSYCDLYFDRLPATTTNCHGQDKGNTNLHEMTHLNQIKGTSDFGGYGYSFLRSLTAEQNINHADTYALFAQAVSMSC, encoded by the exons ATGAAGTGGCTTGCTGGTCTTGCTTTTGCCTCTTTGGCTACTGCTGTGCCCCTGACTGGTGGGCGCGCTCCTACACCTTTAAACGTCGAGCTTGAGCTGCAGGGCAACTCAAAGGTCAAGGCTGTCGTTACGAATAATGGTAGTCGAAACTTGAAGCTTCTCAGGCTTGGAACATTTCTTGATGATGCTCCTGTTGAGAGGGTTCAGGTTTACTCTGCTAGTGACTTTAGTGCTACTGCTG TGAAAAAGCCTGTCCCCTTTGACGGCATTTACCTCTCTATCGACACCTCTTTGCTTGACGACACCGCTTTCCAGACCATCCCCGCAGGCGGATCCTACGAAACGAGCCTTGACATTGCTGAATTCCACGATCTTTCCGCCGGCGGCAAGTTCAGCGTCCTCTCATCTGGCGTCCTATCCTACGCCGAGGAAAACACCACAGAGCTAGTCGGCTCTATACCATTCTGGTCCAACCAACTCGATGCCGAAGTCGACGGCCCGCAAGCCTTTTCCGTCCGCACAGCCTACCACAGCAAACGAGCTCAGGTCCAGAGCGACTGCAACGGTGACAGGTTCGCAGTGACCCAAGCAGCTCTATCACAATGCGTTAGCCAAGCCGCGGCCGCCCAACAAGCAGCCGCCAACGGCCCCGCCGACAAGATGGACGAGTACTTTAAGAGATCCGATGCCGCGACGCGAGCCACCGTGGCCGACGTGTTTGCCAAGATCACTGCGGCGTGCGGGACCATTGATTCCGGGGAGATGCGCTACTACTGCAGCGACGTGTACGGCGCGTGCAAGAATGGTATTCTCGCGTATACTGTTCCCAACGGTAACTACATGTCATACTGTGACTTGTACTTTGATCGTCTGCCGGCTACGACGACGAATTGTCATGGTCAGGATAAGGGTAACACCAACTTGCATGAGATGACACATTTGAATCAAATCAAGGGCACGTCGGACTTTGGTGGTTACGGATACAGTTTCCTCAGGAGCTTGACAGCTGAGCAGAACATTAATCATGCTGACACGTACGCTCTGTTTGCCCAGGCTGTTTCCATGAGTTGCTGA